A genome region from uncultured Roseibium sp. includes the following:
- a CDS encoding phage tail tape measure protein, translating to MMSTLTSSLVVRLIDQVTKPARAMTSSLLGLQKAGGAGFGARLNDAIERNNQALDRSRGRLFDAVAGFYALRSAITAPVRAAAEFESALSDVTKVIDFGSKQAFEDFKTNLDALSKSVPITANGLAQIAAAAGQAGIAGDELVKFTEAAAKIGVAFDLSADETGTALAKMMTGLGLTLDQVILLSDGMNHLSNSQASSAKEILDVVRRVGAQAKLYGFTAEQTAAFASAMIAAGAKSDETATSFRNMGMALTKGAAATGRQKAAFKELGLSAKQVAKDMQRDAVGTTIEVLEKLARVPKEAQAAISSDLFGNEARALGPLLTNLDLLKKSIGLVSDESKYAGSSFAEFEVRAGTFENAIAIFNNRLSSLSRSIGEALIPAIADLMNAITPAIDMLASFAAAHPDITRNVTAAVAAIIGFKIATAGLTFVGLLGRGSALSMLSLGFNTVGRAAIGAARGASGMVGLQKTLAAMAGANYGGLRMAVDALKGMALAIPGVGALTSALTAVGAALAGITAPVWAGIAAAVAAVAAAGYALWKYWDRISSVLGGVAQRIGEELKPAFDAMKPVLDLFAPAVDAIGKSFDMAGKAIGDFMGWIGSFFEKEALTEEQKAAWGKAGYDMADRMIQSIKDAISDLVDWFASLPGKILDAVGSIDLGSLISMPSLGGLLGGGDSEPAPRMSAEDRRAARSGHRATGGPVWGGGDYLVGDAGEPEVFKPKQTGEVTPLSAIENKIDSGFSRLASSIPQAQQGGQTINVGDIIVQAAQSPVETARLVREVLTEEINSALRGANADVEARA from the coding sequence ATGATGAGCACTTTAACATCCTCCCTTGTCGTCCGGCTTATCGATCAGGTCACAAAGCCGGCTCGGGCAATGACATCATCGCTTCTCGGCCTTCAAAAGGCCGGGGGCGCTGGCTTTGGCGCCCGGCTAAACGACGCCATTGAGCGCAACAATCAAGCTCTTGATCGCTCGCGTGGGCGGCTATTCGATGCCGTCGCCGGCTTCTATGCCCTCCGAAGCGCGATCACCGCCCCCGTCCGGGCTGCGGCGGAATTCGAAAGCGCCTTGTCAGACGTTACCAAAGTCATTGATTTTGGCTCAAAACAGGCTTTCGAGGATTTCAAAACCAACCTCGACGCTTTGTCGAAGTCTGTGCCGATAACTGCCAACGGCCTTGCACAGATCGCGGCAGCGGCGGGCCAAGCCGGCATTGCTGGCGATGAATTGGTGAAGTTTACCGAGGCCGCCGCAAAAATCGGCGTCGCTTTCGATTTGTCAGCGGACGAAACCGGCACCGCGCTCGCCAAGATGATGACCGGCCTCGGCCTGACGCTCGATCAAGTCATTCTTCTCTCGGATGGCATGAACCACCTTTCCAACTCACAGGCATCGAGCGCGAAAGAGATCCTCGATGTTGTTCGGCGCGTCGGCGCCCAGGCTAAACTTTATGGCTTTACGGCCGAACAGACGGCGGCCTTTGCCTCGGCCATGATCGCGGCCGGTGCCAAAAGCGACGAAACCGCGACCTCGTTCCGAAATATGGGAATGGCCCTGACAAAGGGGGCGGCGGCCACAGGGCGTCAAAAGGCAGCTTTCAAAGAGCTTGGTCTGAGCGCGAAGCAAGTCGCCAAAGACATGCAACGCGACGCGGTCGGGACAACGATCGAGGTTTTGGAGAAGCTCGCCAGGGTGCCGAAAGAGGCTCAGGCAGCGATTTCCTCGGATTTGTTCGGGAACGAGGCCCGCGCCCTGGGACCGCTTCTCACGAATTTGGATCTGCTCAAGAAAAGCATCGGGCTCGTTTCCGATGAGAGCAAATATGCCGGATCGTCTTTCGCGGAATTTGAGGTCCGCGCGGGGACATTCGAGAACGCGATAGCCATCTTCAATAACCGGCTGAGTTCACTCAGCCGGTCAATTGGCGAGGCGCTTATCCCGGCTATTGCAGATTTGATGAATGCAATCACGCCAGCCATCGACATGCTGGCATCGTTCGCGGCCGCGCATCCGGACATCACTCGGAACGTGACCGCCGCCGTTGCGGCTATCATCGGCTTTAAGATCGCAACGGCCGGTCTGACATTCGTTGGCTTGCTCGGCCGTGGCAGTGCTCTCTCAATGCTCTCCCTGGGTTTCAACACGGTTGGCCGTGCGGCGATCGGGGCGGCTCGCGGGGCGAGCGGCATGGTTGGCCTACAGAAAACCCTCGCGGCCATGGCGGGGGCTAACTATGGCGGCCTGAGAATGGCCGTGGACGCGCTCAAGGGCATGGCCTTAGCCATCCCCGGCGTCGGTGCCCTGACAAGCGCCCTGACGGCCGTTGGCGCTGCCCTGGCGGGGATCACTGCCCCGGTATGGGCGGGTATCGCCGCTGCTGTCGCGGCAGTTGCCGCTGCCGGCTACGCCCTTTGGAAGTATTGGGACCGGATCTCATCCGTCCTCGGCGGCGTTGCTCAGCGGATCGGCGAGGAATTGAAGCCGGCATTCGATGCGATGAAGCCCGTCTTGGATCTGTTCGCCCCGGCTGTCGATGCTATCGGCAAGTCTTTCGATATGGCCGGCAAGGCCATCGGCGACTTTATGGGATGGATCGGCTCGTTCTTCGAAAAGGAGGCTTTGACGGAAGAGCAAAAAGCCGCATGGGGAAAAGCTGGCTATGACATGGCCGACAGGATGATCCAATCTATCAAGGACGCGATCAGCGATCTTGTCGATTGGTTCGCCAGCCTGCCCGGCAAGATCCTCGATGCTGTCGGCAGCATCGATCTTGGCAGTCTGATTTCAATGCCGAGCTTGGGCGGCCTTCTCGGCGGCGGCGATAGCGAGCCCGCCCCCAGGATGAGCGCAGAGGATCGCCGGGCAGCGCGCTCGGGCCATCGGGCGACGGGCGGTCCGGTATGGGGCGGCGGCGACTATCTCGTCGGAGATGCTGGAGAGCCTGAGGTTTTCAAGCCAAAGCAGACAGGCGAGGTCACGCCTCTCTCGGCCATCGAGAACAAGATTGATAGCGGCTTTTCGAGGCTGGCATCAAGTATCCCCCAGGCTCAGCAAGGCGGCCAAACGATCAACGTCGGCGACATCATTGTTCAGGCCGCTCAAAGTCCAGTGGAAACAGCCCGCCTTGTTCGCGAGGTTCTCACTGAGGAAATCAACTCAGCCCTCCGGGGCGCCAACGCTGATGTGGAGGCGCGAGCCTAA
- a CDS encoding AAA family ATPase, giving the protein MAETFTLRSLPGLFAAGFLVPRYTIEGVLPARGVSLLYGPSGAGKTGLAIATALAVASGDDWAGRETEFGGVLYIAAEDASGVRARMHVAAKLRGQHDLPVVVAGQLDASLSGQRGAAEIAEIVEAHADDLADLSLIVIDTVSCVFGDASQDDAHVVSRFMNGMHALAAAHNAAVLLVHHTGKSGTQLRGSQVFEDRADAILQVTKSAGGPVVKITKQRNGRDGAAFAYRIEGVDFEFGCDVFNVQTVDNLREITVEECVDDVEKHPARTTDRDVLLAVLEKVTSVEKAVTKNELKIAVFAEWPDKSESARRKAFYEGLNSLKKEGKVSERGKKVTLKVTGDKKGDFTAKSHQSPVTPPPLKGEGGDEGDSIGDLLVIDPPKPRAAK; this is encoded by the coding sequence ATGGCCGAAACATTCACCCTCCGCAGCCTTCCTGGGCTGTTTGCCGCTGGTTTCCTTGTTCCCAGATACACAATCGAGGGTGTCCTGCCGGCGCGCGGTGTAAGCCTTCTTTACGGTCCCTCCGGTGCTGGAAAAACCGGCCTCGCCATCGCGACGGCTCTTGCCGTCGCATCCGGCGACGATTGGGCCGGTCGCGAGACTGAGTTTGGCGGCGTTCTGTACATCGCGGCAGAAGACGCTAGCGGCGTGCGCGCTCGGATGCACGTTGCCGCGAAATTGCGAGGCCAGCATGATTTGCCGGTTGTTGTAGCGGGTCAGTTGGACGCGAGCCTTTCGGGCCAGCGTGGCGCTGCGGAAATCGCCGAAATTGTTGAGGCACATGCCGACGATCTTGCCGACCTCAGCCTGATCGTCATCGACACGGTTTCATGCGTGTTCGGCGATGCCTCGCAAGATGATGCTCACGTCGTTTCCAGGTTCATGAACGGCATGCACGCCTTAGCCGCCGCGCATAACGCGGCGGTGCTGCTTGTCCACCACACCGGAAAAAGCGGGACGCAACTTCGCGGCAGCCAAGTCTTCGAGGATCGGGCTGATGCTATTTTGCAGGTCACCAAGTCCGCTGGCGGCCCTGTCGTGAAAATCACCAAGCAACGCAATGGCCGCGACGGCGCGGCCTTTGCCTATCGCATCGAGGGCGTCGATTTCGAGTTCGGTTGCGACGTCTTCAATGTCCAGACCGTCGACAATCTTCGTGAAATCACCGTCGAAGAGTGTGTCGATGACGTTGAAAAACACCCCGCTCGGACAACTGACAGAGACGTTCTTTTGGCCGTTCTTGAAAAAGTCACCTCAGTCGAAAAAGCGGTGACAAAAAATGAGCTGAAAATCGCTGTTTTTGCAGAGTGGCCGGACAAGTCAGAAAGCGCTCGCCGCAAAGCCTTTTATGAGGGTCTCAACTCATTGAAAAAAGAAGGGAAAGTCAGCGAGCGTGGAAAAAAAGTCACCTTAAAAGTCACCGGTGACAAAAAAGGTGATTTCACCGCCAAAAGTCACCAGTCACCAGTCACCCCTCCCCCCCTTAAGGGGGAGGGGGGTGACGAAGGTGACAGCATTGGTGACCTGCTTGTGATTGATCCACCAAAGCCGAGAGCCGCCAAATGA
- a CDS encoding DUF6074 family protein: MTQLFPTELELLPWRATVPIVKTTARMLADLPEPQAKRQWQSLLNKLAAPLIDAGVPMPTVRQHLLSFRDAVETALLQLGDPDGGTHLSSPVTAPQRREQL; encoded by the coding sequence ATGACCCAACTCTTTCCCACTGAACTTGAACTCCTGCCCTGGCGGGCAACAGTTCCCATTGTGAAGACAACGGCCAGAATGCTGGCCGATCTGCCCGAGCCGCAAGCGAAGCGGCAGTGGCAGTCGCTCCTCAACAAGCTCGCTGCTCCGCTGATCGATGCCGGAGTACCGATGCCGACCGTCCGGCAACACCTTCTCAGCTTTCGCGATGCCGTGGAAACAGCACTGTTGCAGCTAGGCGATCCGGATGGGGGCACCCACCTCTCCAGCCCCGTAACCGCGCCTCAAAGGCGCGAGCAACTCTGA
- a CDS encoding thermonuclease family protein encodes MELCYPGQPNTSDKTCVVDGDTLWLNGEKIRLEAFDTPEPQTNICGGSSEVALAHKASSRLLELLNNNDWTIERGGVDKFDRTLATIRVDGRDLGDILIDERLARRWPDGEEFWCR; translated from the coding sequence ATGGAATTGTGCTACCCAGGCCAGCCCAACACGTCCGACAAGACCTGCGTTGTCGACGGCGACACTCTTTGGCTGAACGGTGAGAAAATCAGGCTGGAAGCCTTCGACACCCCAGAGCCTCAGACCAACATTTGCGGCGGCTCTTCCGAGGTGGCGCTCGCCCATAAGGCGAGCAGCCGCCTGCTCGAACTGCTCAATAACAATGATTGGACAATCGAGAGGGGTGGAGTTGACAAGTTCGATCGCACGCTTGCCACCATTCGCGTTGATGGCCGTGATCTCGGGGATATACTGATTGATGAGCGCCTTGCCCGGCGGTGGCCGGATGGTGAGGAATTTTGGTGTAGGTAA
- a CDS encoding Abi-alpha family protein, translating to MPDGKNESDKAEDTKGGKSLASINVNLAKETDKSVGDVVRALLLPFASSLGNLAGDGLGIASDWVRKKRDSNLEAGMKQVHKKLEEANVPIDRLNDPSEEELHFLINGISLSGDPDIRDLWAGLFAEAVDPKSSTKAERPFVSVLEALSPKDAIFIKYISLLLNFNYWVERNTHLKRDKEIIGKLRNQIENMEMRNNLTALKEGWSNNLFRLGIIEYLPNLNLERFSPLDHFDNSIDHITERLVYLYNELLDGYDKRDEVEPEPNILAHSSETGYRLRIKVTQFGMEFLKACGLYDK from the coding sequence ATGCCGGATGGAAAGAATGAAAGTGACAAGGCAGAAGACACTAAAGGAGGTAAGAGCCTCGCTAGTATTAATGTAAATTTAGCTAAAGAGACAGATAAATCTGTCGGCGATGTTGTTCGAGCTTTACTTCTTCCATTTGCTTCTTCGTTGGGTAATTTAGCGGGAGATGGATTAGGGATTGCTTCAGACTGGGTTCGAAAGAAGAGGGACAGCAACCTTGAAGCTGGCATGAAGCAGGTGCATAAAAAATTAGAAGAAGCCAACGTACCCATTGATAGGTTGAATGATCCTTCTGAGGAAGAATTGCATTTTTTGATTAACGGCATTTCTCTAAGTGGCGATCCAGATATCAGAGATCTTTGGGCGGGTCTGTTTGCAGAAGCAGTAGACCCAAAAAGCAGCACAAAAGCGGAACGCCCATTCGTTTCAGTACTAGAAGCTTTATCTCCCAAAGACGCAATTTTTATTAAGTATATTTCTTTACTTTTGAACTTCAATTACTGGGTTGAAAGGAATACACATTTAAAAAGAGATAAAGAAATTATCGGCAAGCTGCGAAACCAAATTGAAAATATGGAGATGCGCAACAATCTAACCGCCCTTAAAGAAGGCTGGTCCAACAATTTATTTAGACTAGGAATTATTGAATATTTACCAAACTTGAATCTAGAAAGATTTTCTCCGCTAGATCATTTCGATAATTCAATAGATCATATTACTGAGCGTCTAGTTTACTTATACAACGAGCTTTTAGACGGATACGATAAGAGAGATGAGGTAGAACCTGAGCCAAACATTTTGGCACATAGCAGTGAAACCGGTTATAGACTTCGGATCAAAGTTACACAATTTGGAATGGAATTTTTAAAAGCTTGCGGCCTTTATGACAAATAG
- a CDS encoding AAA family ATPase has protein sequence MHGFILSIPSQNIITYSCALSKTPADCFQRVEGTMVKAPAKAQEADFALSKAKLKRLIIRNFRCIGPNPVSIDLDDIVVLVGPNNAGKSTILRAYEVIMSHGSAAGKLKPEDFPNECVDPDHLPEIELQTYVWDDLPAEHWLHTEEGTGRRYIRERWRWDEPDKEPKRQGRRAADEDWDEKVPWGAPGVANARRPIPHRVDAFANPDEQGEKITKLIQEVLTERAMQGAGEEAPAIEKLSDEIRRLQQQIVEQSEEEIDGLEAALSAYVGEIFVGFKVELDTRPDQLSAKAVNLFAAKPVIRMGLDGSHMAPLDKQGSGARRTLLWSALKLAAERQPKVRKGKQAPKKADEAAEAEPLHRPHVLLLDEPEICLHPAAVRDACRVLYDLASERTGWQVMVTTHSPPFIDVSRDNTTIVRVERVDGGEIAGTTVFRPDKVRLSPEDKELLKLLNQWDPYVAELFFGGRTILVEGDTEFSAFREIMDQEPECYRNVHVVRARGKFIIPILIKILNHFGAPYAVLHDTDQMKNAKGKANSAWAANQTILDAVNSAPNRERVRLAASVIDFEHAMFGTSASSDKPFRTVITIRENADARERVEHLFNYLLFERDDPPASVLAWEAAEELERATAAVLYEDEEPLPDASEKD, from the coding sequence ATGCACGGCTTTATCTTGAGCATTCCGTCGCAGAATATTATTACTTACAGTTGTGCTCTCTCGAAGACTCCGGCAGACTGCTTTCAAAGAGTCGAGGGAACGATGGTCAAAGCTCCGGCTAAAGCTCAAGAAGCCGATTTTGCGCTAAGCAAAGCGAAATTAAAACGTCTCATCATCAGGAACTTTCGCTGCATCGGCCCCAATCCGGTTAGCATCGATCTCGATGATATTGTCGTGCTCGTAGGTCCGAACAACGCAGGCAAAAGCACCATCCTCAGAGCCTATGAGGTGATAATGTCCCACGGCAGCGCCGCGGGCAAACTTAAGCCAGAGGATTTCCCTAACGAGTGCGTGGATCCTGACCATTTGCCTGAGATCGAGCTGCAAACCTACGTTTGGGACGACCTTCCTGCCGAACATTGGCTGCACACAGAAGAAGGAACTGGCAGGAGGTACATTCGTGAACGCTGGCGCTGGGATGAACCCGATAAGGAACCGAAGCGCCAGGGCCGTCGAGCGGCCGACGAGGATTGGGACGAAAAGGTCCCTTGGGGCGCGCCAGGCGTCGCGAATGCGCGCCGACCGATCCCCCACCGCGTTGACGCCTTCGCGAACCCCGACGAGCAGGGGGAGAAGATTACCAAGCTGATACAGGAGGTCCTAACCGAGCGTGCGATGCAAGGTGCCGGCGAAGAAGCTCCGGCTATCGAAAAGCTATCGGATGAGATCCGGCGACTTCAGCAACAGATAGTAGAACAGAGCGAAGAGGAAATTGACGGACTGGAAGCTGCGCTTTCGGCCTATGTCGGCGAGATATTTGTGGGCTTCAAGGTGGAGCTTGACACACGACCCGACCAATTATCCGCTAAGGCTGTCAACCTATTTGCAGCCAAACCTGTGATCCGCATGGGCCTTGATGGCAGCCATATGGCGCCGCTCGACAAGCAGGGGAGTGGGGCAAGACGCACGTTGCTTTGGTCAGCGTTGAAACTCGCGGCCGAGCGTCAACCGAAGGTAAGGAAAGGGAAGCAAGCGCCGAAGAAAGCAGATGAGGCTGCTGAAGCCGAACCGCTCCATAGGCCGCACGTGCTGCTACTCGATGAACCGGAAATCTGCCTACATCCTGCTGCTGTGCGAGATGCGTGTAGAGTGCTCTATGACCTCGCATCAGAGCGGACGGGATGGCAGGTAATGGTGACCACCCATTCGCCACCTTTCATCGATGTATCGCGCGACAATACGACGATCGTGCGAGTTGAACGCGTGGATGGCGGAGAGATTGCTGGCACGACAGTATTCCGCCCAGATAAGGTTCGGCTCAGTCCAGAAGACAAAGAGCTGCTGAAGCTCCTCAACCAATGGGACCCCTATGTTGCTGAGCTATTTTTTGGTGGCAGGACGATCCTCGTAGAGGGCGACACGGAGTTCTCTGCCTTTCGCGAAATCATGGACCAAGAGCCAGAGTGCTATCGCAACGTTCATGTGGTGCGCGCCCGCGGCAAGTTCATCATCCCAATCCTCATCAAGATCCTGAACCATTTTGGCGCGCCTTACGCAGTGTTGCACGACACGGATCAGATGAAGAATGCTAAGGGAAAAGCAAATAGCGCCTGGGCTGCAAACCAGACGATCCTTGATGCCGTCAATTCCGCGCCTAATCGTGAAAGAGTGCGCCTCGCCGCGAGCGTCATCGATTTCGAGCATGCAATGTTTGGAACTTCGGCCTCTAGTGATAAACCTTTCCGGACAGTCATAACTATCCGCGAGAACGCGGACGCACGTGAACGGGTTGAGCATTTGTTCAATTATCTATTGTTCGAACGCGATGACCCGCCGGCATCCGTATTAGCTTGGGAGGCGGCGGAAGAACTGGAACGTGCTACAGCCGCGGTCCTTTATGAGGATGAGGAGCCCTTACCTGATGCTTCCGAGAAAGACTGA